The Montipora capricornis isolate CH-2021 chromosome 3, ASM3666992v2, whole genome shotgun sequence genome includes the window CTATAGCCAATCGCGAAGCGAAGTGCAGAAAACCTTACACGATCGAGAATTATAACACGAAAACGAAAAGAGTTATATAAgtaactttgtttaattttcagtgCTTGGCATTCAGGGCAGGCAATATATCTGGACCACTGTGTATGGATCTTTGCGAATTTCAATCCTTTGATTATGGAAAGTGTCTCTCGTCAGTACCAAAAAAGAAGATTTACGACGCCAACTGGAGGGGACAAGAAGTGGTGCTGAAAGTCAATATGAGTTGGTTTGAGGAGCTGAAAGAACGTCAAAGCAATGGAGACAACGAAGTTGTGGAATCTTATCAAAATGATGTCTCTACCGCAGTTAAAACTTTGTTTGGCGATTGTGCGCGATGTAGTGAACTCGCATCTTTGTTGATGTTACTTGGTGATGGCAACACCGATGGAAGATTAACAGGTGCGGAAGTTAGAACATTCACCTCTCTACTGCAACAAATCGAACCGATGATGTTAATGGCTTTGAATAACAGCAAACACACAGTGGATTTCTATGGATATTGCGGAGGTCTATATGTAGTTGAAAGAGTTCCTCATGTGGCCGCTAAAgtatttgaagaaaattgggagtTGATTGATCTCTCATTTCTCCCTGATGCGATTGAGCCACTGCAGAATGCAATGAATAACTTGGTTGGAACGATTTTAGACGCGgtgattttctttttccaatatCTTTGCGTTGGTTTTGACAATACTCTGCCTTTGATTACAAGTTCTACTGTTGGTCACTTTATTCCTTTTCACGTCCCAAGCAAACATGAAAAATTTAAGCTTGCTAATTCATTGCTAGATGCCACGTTCGAGTTGTCAAACAATCCGTACGGCTTAGTGATGTCCTGCGATGCAAACCTACATAATGTAGGGTACACCTATGACTTCATCATTAAATTCATTGATCTAGATTTCACCTACCCTTATACTTTTGTGAAGAGGCTCCTTAATGGTAAAAACTGTACGTGTGACTTGGACTGCTGGACAGGGATTTCCGAAACGTGTTCCTCACTTTGCAATACAAGGACAGGATCCTGCACAGCGGAAATGCAGTACCAGGATTTATTCATTGTGTGCGAGAGTTTCATCCCCGACATTTTTAGAAAACATAATTTGTTGGAGTCTGATCATACCTGTTTGAGAATAGCTATTCAAAAGCTTGGTGAATTTTGCAGTACGCTGCCTGTAGTGTATTCAGTTGAAAAGCTAAAGCTTCAAATTAGTGCagtgaaaaagaaattgaaggTTATAGAAATGAATTCCAAATGTTAGGGCCCGAACTAAAATCGAAGAAGCCGTCAATTAAGTGGAATGCACTTACTACACCCACTGCAGATAGCTCCTGAAAGGAAAGCAGGTCATCAACGAAGATCCACGGCTGAAAtcgttattttcaaacaagcaaacaaaaaaccaaCAAATAGTATCCCTAACTGGCTCTTATAGGTTTTTATGATTTTAGAATTATCTACCAAAAGAATCCGTAGAAACTATAAATTGTGGCGATGTTGAATgatctttaaaggggctaggtcacgctatttaaggtaaatttgtttaattttgttaattaagagctctaaacgtcaaattggcagagcaagagtcttttatttgcaaaatcacggtcacataacaactgagaatgattttccagctgtgtaaattacattttcatatagactgatataaatttgaaaaaaggtgggccgacgtttttcaaatttacccaaattcaatccatttcaatcctctccagttttgtccatgcatgtcccttcttggcttccctgtgtttggttagagttcttctatagttttgaacagttattttgatattttagttaattctatgaccattcgaacattgctgaaattgcctaaattgcgtgacctagcccctttaagcagaCCAGAAATGCGATGTTAACTCTACGTATTTATCAACCAGCTATACAAACACGGattttttttaacccattgagcCATTGCACGAAGCGGAGCACCATGGATAAAACTTTTTAGGAAATGTGTCCATGCGataaattttggttatgacgtcagcgtacgccCGCCTGCCTTtgcagactgtcggggtggaggtggcgTAAGTCGACCATACACGCTGAAatagttctcaaaacacgtgagagaagttgtgaatgacccataactCTTTGCGAATTATAAGCGcgcgcattccgagaacatggcgaattttgttgttcctatctacgataatcgagatagacaagtacgatggtgttttactcttaaacgaaTAGGGTGAAccatattttttattgcataattttggtgtaaAAATTATCTtctttaaatatatattttttaatttatcggaaggaaaaaaagatatagctaaaaACGTTCACAGAGCCCCTTACCCAGGAATGTAAATTattatcttgaaaacaacgactcgagaaacgttttgagtcgacgccgttttaagttgagtgtttccataaactatataagaAAGTGTTCCATgtgctctagactttctacctatcaggtgttttttcaaatgtttcttttaaaaacCCTCTAGTTCATCcaccgcaaaatgtaccctgagccgatgaaataacgcgcgtgTTTAATatcagaaatttggttttatcaacggagttgataatgtaaattggccaccgtacagagattctaaaaactgacgtttcgagcgttagcccttcgtcagagcgaatcgaggaattgtgggttgcgtgtagtttttatagtagagtaggagctacgctattggtgttaacatggcaacgtgaaaaataggaatatattagttaaatgaaaagcgttcgttaataccgtgaggattaagggtgccgatttggaagatggatttttgttccagattcttgaggctttccgtcgtacctgtAGATTGTAGATTGTAGATGTAGGGAAatgccgcagatagccatgtgttttttggagtgtttagggagattaaaatgacgagcgactggctcagatgcatccttgtcattcttctcaacatcgcgaaggtgtctctgtacggtggccaatttacattatcaactccgttgataaaaccaaatttttgtatactagttccccaccgatgcagcatcacagtttctttagaaactacccccttcattcatttgtttaatatcagtacaggcatcaatggAGTAGGACTGGCCaattatatctcttaagcaagcacggttgacttatctttttattgtagttctcaaaacagggattagtagggaacattcagggaaagtttcaagaaaatctttctacaactttttttttgagTAGATCACCTTAATGCGTGCCTCGCTGCCTCATATATTGTGTAAACTCGCAAAAGAACCAAGAAGGTCTGAAAatgtttgcaattccgtgttgacagagattctggcatattttaACAATCACACGGCACGTCGCCATTCAAGCCTACAGCAGATATCATtggcgagttttcttgtcatcattgtGTATTTCGTCCGACATTATAACTGTTATAACCAAAATCTCGAACAGCGATTGAGTTATAACAATCATTTATCTTGTTTGTCAGCCGTTTTTGTGGCCGGCTACGGTTGCTTATGTTGGAACTGAAATTCATCATCACTGTGGCGACTGTCCACACTAAATAAATACCTTtcgatttataggctttttgtgtgaaatggatgtccagtcgtgagctggtttgtttttttgtttttgttttttttttttaatttttaagaatttttaatttttaagattgaactagtgagcagcacgtcTGCGAACTCTAAGAGTTGTAAAACGATTTATTTTATCCTACGCGTTTCGTGTGACTAACGCACACTTCGTCAGGGATgttttacaatacaacacaagGGACCTGTATATATACCTACATAAGagagtaaaaaatatttttacattacGTAAAACCGCACCTACAAGAGTGGATTTGCATGTAGGAAACCCGGAGCCTCCATATGTGctgtacccttgagtcaacccttttcagtgaagaattatttttagaacAGGCTTTCCCGCAAAAGTACGCATATTGCCGtagtgaggaaaaaaaaacgcatGACTGAGCTGCgcactgattggttgattggTCATTACGCATTAGGGCGTGACAAATTTTGCGCGAAAACTATTTCTATATATAACTTTTCATCAGAAAGGGTTGACTCtgagggcttgtatgggagatgaaggctccgggtaatggggaTCCTGTCCtgaattaagttaatcggctttggaACAATCGGGCCCAGTAGTATTAGGGactaatagggagtttaagaaaccacgacggctacggcgacggaAGCGAGTTTCAAAGTATTAGTTTGAACTATTCTTAgtgtttcacgatgtttccaCCTTGAAGGTATCAAAgaagtcgtagccgtcgtcgtttcttaaactccctagtccCTAACGACTTGAATCGACCAAATTtcaggttgtgtagaggacgtgagaacatGACACAATTCATGCgaattttattcctgcaatgttgatacacactttccattccgaacgacttggggttataacgaagttattacaataacgggaaataatattttctgggggaaaaaaaagaaaaggaaatttatttaagtgtctcacggtcgatttagcgctggagcactaattggggacactgtaaagtgaaattaacaatcaacgtaaatcaatgggactttacgatctacgacgtggtggtcaacgagaacgccacgaaacaacaatatgattggttgaaagaggaaaaataatcgtgctgcacgcattcAGCACAAAGTCGTGCGGTACACTGcacaacgacgacgtgaaatcaccaaatttgaggttttgacgacaacgcgagcgcacaaatTTGTATCTTTCGTTCTCTACTTTTACTCTAAAACTGTTTGTACCAATTGATTTTTacgatacttcgcccacattgtacgacgcgaaggagatggcctaaccgcgagaaacttacgatagtgcaaagttatatttgaggtgacgttttcgttgacgtcgctgTCGTAGATCGAAAAGTTCCTTCTGTAGGATCTGCGACGACGCGggcgtcgacgaaaacgtcacctcaaaatctAACTTTGCACTATCCTAGGTTTATCGCGATTGTTCTATCTCGTCCACCCCGTATAATTTGGGAGAAGTATCCTAAAATTTACTCTGAAAGGTTGAGAactgtatgctcacgttgtcgtcgaaatttcaaatttggtgaGTTCACGTTGTTGAAAAACGCGGCAGCTCCCAGCATTGGTGGGACTAGGCTTTGATAGATTACGCTCGCAAAAGTAGCATAATATGCTTCGAGCAATGCTCATATATTTAAAATGATGCCAATATCTATGCCAGTTACGCTCAGTTTAGCAAAAGATGCAGAAATTATGCTTTTGctttttactttaaattttgaaaaataccTCAGTAGCTATGCAACAAACGGGTAAATGACAAACACATCTCAGTTCCCTATTTAGAACTAGAAACTTCACTAAAGTATGAATTCCCTGTATGCACACTGGATGTCACGGACGCCATCTTGGGTGAGTAAGCGAGCTAGTTTATGCGCAAAGAACCCTGGGTCACTTCCTGTGGGACCCAGGTCCCCCAAATGTGACAACAAGCAGACCAAAAATAATTTGGTTCTCAAATTTGCCTGTATCACTGATAACTGGTTGCATGATCACTAAATGACAATTTTGTGCTGCAAAACTACCCCAAAGCGCTagcaatgttttttcttttcggaATATCGCTGAAAAATATGCTCGTAATGacgaattatgccaaaaattatgttAGCACAATCCATCAGATGTTGGATAGTGTTGGCAATGGTGTGTAAAAGGATGAAACATTTCTCAACAATGTACGACCCATACGACCCATAAAACTTTGTTAACTTAGTTAAGGCATGGGTGTCTCCATGGAGACCGTATGTAATCAAAtaatgttggaagagctgtgaGCTACGGCTTAAAAGTTTGACCATTTTCAAACTTCGCGCAACAATAACACGAAACAGAGTCTGGAAACGGACGCATGCAATACCCAATAATGCTTGCGGTCACACTTGAGATAAACAGTGTAACACCAACTCtatggtgttttgaatccccaAGGGAACACTGAACAgtagaacttgatttaacactagtgtcaactccctaatgcgaccgcaaccaatgttgggagttgttgtccaacaatgttgcgtcggTTTGCACGGAGCCTTACAAAAATCCTTGTTTAGTGGAGCTATTGTTGCCGTCGTCATGTCTTAAAATCCTCACTGTATGTATTCAAAGCCAAAGTGGTGTTAAGGAGTTTAAACGACGACGGCTCTGACAACGcagcaaaacaatgaaataaggAAAAAACAATGGTACTGCACTTGCGAACGCATTTTCGTACGTTTCTTTGCTGTTCTCTGGCATTCTCTCTCTCTTCAAAACCGTCTATATTGTACATGGAgaacgagatagaataatcgcgaaaggaCTTAAAAATTGGGGAGGGGTCTTAAAATAGCGCAGACACATACCTCAGTCGAGGGACCCCCTTGTTGCCGCAGCTATCGTCGTTGGCTAATCTCCCTAATAATAACAACCCAGTAATGGAAAGTAAATTACCTGGTCCATCATAAAAACAAGGCTGGTAATGGCTATATCAACGCGAATTATGTCTTAGCAGATGTAGTATCTTGTTGTCTAATGCCACTGCTCGTCTGAGTAATCGAACGTATCAAAGAAGTGCCGAGGCCAAAGCGACGTTTGAATAACCTGAATGGAAAAAAGGCTGGTGTAATTTTTCCTCCGCTCTCCATTTGTATAggcaatcacatgatttcgagcgCAATTTGGGATAAACGAGCACGAGTAaagtttttcaaagacgaacaaaacgGGTTCGTCCAATTTGTAGTCAATTTTTACTAGTGCTTTTTTATTCCTAATAATATACAATATCTATCTCTGGCGCGCAACAAGAGGAGCTAGCGCGCAGGCCCTAgagcaacaatgttgcgtgaacctggccaaacgagaacgtcatgcaacatccaaaatgttgcatgaaaaatttgacctttttcaaatttgatccaacattatccaacatgttgcaacataccacaacatatcgcaacatgttgtgccatTAATGacaaaattactcgattctgattggacaAGCCGAtgttccgcaatttgccttttttccaatgtttgcccccagcataacacatggctaagtTGCATGACAATAACCAACATGGtcgctatcgtgaataaggcctaatACTTGCAAAAATTGAGCCAACCAGGGaaaacatttgattggctatctgtgactTTCTTTAATCGTTGTCCTATTAGAATGCCTGGTTTGTTACGTccttttgcactgaattacctcttttctgcactgttacctgaaaactgcagTTCTCTTAGGCAagaagaataaagaaaatttttcatattataagttaaaaaaaagaatggaaCTCCACCCCTTCTGTCAACAGGAATTAATACACTACGGAAGACGAGGGGAAGTTAAAAAAGCAACTAAAGCAGCATGTTCCGAGGAGGAAAAGCGGGCTGAAATTGGGGGTATAATAAAACGACTTTCAGTGCGTTTCTTTGTGAAATTCAAAACCTTTCATTTCTCTACCTTTACTTACAGATACCTTACTCCATCGTACAACGAGAAGACGACGGAGGAGTCGCAAACTTATGTTAATATTTTCTTTCGTTGACGTTTAAAGCGGCTTTCATTAAAGTTGCTTCTGAGGTTTCtctgttttttcgtttttttatcCATGCTCATCTAGCTGACGACTGCCGACAAATTGGAAAATGAAGTTCTTTCTGCAACCCAAGGCAAGGAATTATTCCAAGCTTCCCTACGACCAACTGTTCAGCAAAATGCGCCCCAAGTCAACCGCACGGCAACTCAACAGCTGCCACCTGGTCGCTTTCCACAACTTCACCACAGCTACCAATCGCAACAGTTGTCTTCAAACAGGTTTATTTGTGACGTAATATTGTGACGTTTATTTGTGACGTAATAAAGTAATGTTCTACTATCTTTGCGATAACCTTTGAACTAACAGAGTACTGTTCCTATGATTTTTAGAAATGGCAAGGGAAGGGAGTTGCGTGAGGCTAAAAATACGTTTCCTCTGTATTTACCGTTGAGATATGTTTC containing:
- the LOC138043172 gene encoding divergent protein kinase domain 1A-like, coding for MTWRLTVTILTTVFLAFLSRMVLHFHSKCNMASVVEKICLAFRAGNISGPLCMDLCEFQSFDYGKCLSSVPKKKIYDANWRGQEVVLKVNMSWFEELKERQSNGDNEVVESYQNDVSTAVKTLFGDCARCSELASLLMLLGDGNTDGRLTGAEVRTFTSLLQQIEPMMLMALNNSKHTVDFYGYCGGLYVVERVPHVAAKVFEENWELIDLSFLPDAIEPLQNAMNNLVGTILDAVIFFFQYLCVGFDNTLPLITSSTVGHFIPFHVPSKHEKFKLANSLLDATFELSNNPYGLVMSCDANLHNVGYTYDFIIKFIDLDFTYPYTFVKRLLNGKNCTCDLDCWTGISETCSSLCNTRTGSCTAEMQYQDLFIVCESFIPDIFRKHNLLESDHTCLRIAIQKLGEFCSTLPVVYSVEKLKLQISAVKKKLKVIEMNSKC